In Persicimonas caeni, a single window of DNA contains:
- a CDS encoding matrixin family metalloprotease → MKSTHLCLICALLLLPTACGEAQDAQPAETETDDDFGGKGDWWGNTGETPSFEEFAEQIYCEPDTDVCIVEGDLPIAGGRDGLRAYYEARVVGSRSALSVQHEDGVDARWPRAQRFELTYCVSDAFGDRKAEVIEAMAGAAAAWQEHAHAEFRHVPEADADCDMGTDRVLFPVLTPPSADAPYFARAFFPNYETKERQVRINVASMDDALTGNDELAQNLTLEGVLRHELGHVLGFRHEHTRPEANYSWCFEDDNYRPITGYDASSVMHYPQCNGEGDWSLTLTETDKEGAAFFYPDYEKLARCDEELDADGHVREDCVPVEHQIVELANTASAEILDDWARLDTRAVDDILAHRDRQPFHTLADLKAMRYLEEQGVRKLYDYLYVDGRCPEELDADGRVLASCQPVANRILELANTASFETLDEAVSLDRRAAENIVAAREQQPFDELGGLWLVDYVKTRAMRKMYDYLYGE, encoded by the coding sequence ATGAAATCGACCCACCTCTGCTTGATCTGCGCCCTGTTGCTGCTCCCCACCGCCTGCGGTGAGGCCCAGGACGCCCAGCCGGCCGAAACCGAGACCGACGACGACTTTGGCGGCAAGGGCGACTGGTGGGGCAATACCGGGGAGACGCCGTCGTTCGAGGAGTTCGCCGAGCAGATCTATTGCGAGCCGGATACCGACGTGTGCATCGTCGAAGGCGACCTGCCCATCGCCGGCGGCCGAGATGGCCTGCGCGCCTACTACGAGGCGCGCGTGGTCGGCAGCCGCAGCGCGCTGAGCGTCCAGCACGAAGACGGCGTGGACGCCCGGTGGCCCCGCGCGCAGCGATTCGAGCTGACCTACTGCGTCTCCGACGCCTTTGGTGACCGCAAAGCCGAGGTCATCGAGGCGATGGCCGGCGCGGCTGCAGCTTGGCAGGAGCACGCGCACGCCGAGTTTCGCCACGTGCCCGAGGCCGACGCCGACTGTGATATGGGCACCGACCGGGTGCTCTTTCCCGTGCTGACGCCGCCGTCCGCCGACGCCCCGTATTTCGCGCGTGCTTTCTTTCCGAATTACGAGACCAAGGAGCGCCAGGTGCGCATCAACGTCGCCTCGATGGACGACGCGCTCACCGGCAACGACGAACTCGCCCAGAACCTGACCCTCGAGGGCGTGCTACGCCACGAGTTGGGCCACGTGCTCGGGTTTCGCCACGAGCATACTCGCCCGGAGGCCAACTACAGCTGGTGCTTCGAGGACGATAACTACCGGCCGATCACCGGCTACGACGCAAGCTCCGTGATGCACTACCCGCAGTGCAACGGTGAGGGCGATTGGTCGTTGACGCTGACCGAGACGGACAAGGAGGGCGCGGCGTTCTTCTATCCCGACTACGAAAAGCTCGCGCGCTGCGACGAGGAGCTCGACGCCGACGGCCACGTGCGCGAGGACTGCGTGCCCGTCGAACACCAGATCGTCGAGCTGGCGAATACCGCCAGCGCCGAGATCTTGGACGACTGGGCTCGCCTCGACACCCGCGCCGTCGACGACATCCTCGCCCACCGCGACCGCCAGCCGTTCCACACGCTCGCCGACCTCAAAGCGATGCGGTACTTGGAGGAGCAGGGCGTGCGCAAGCTATACGACTACCTGTACGTCGACGGGCGCTGCCCCGAGGAGCTCGACGCCGACGGCCGCGTCCTCGCCTCGTGCCAGCCAGTGGCCAACCGGATTCTGGAGCTGGCGAATACCGCCTCGTTCGAGACGCTCGATGAAGCCGTCAGCCTCGACCGGCGCGCCGCCGAGAATATCGTGGCGGCGCGTGAGCAGCAG
- a CDS encoding zinc metalloprotease: MRSILCCLLSAHPFHLFSKALLTALITVVVCGCGPNEQDLVFDVTYDPCLPLVVEPVGDLRDSELEAVDQALAMWNAAGPLQLTREDLADAPRLPIFFQRGAPFVNGYYDDELGEVIINRSLADSRQRTITIAHELGHAFGLRHVDPAKRRSLMNAGNLETPLTERDVEAVIQRWQGCPQ, from the coding sequence ATGCGATCGATTCTTTGCTGCTTGCTCTCCGCCCACCCGTTTCACCTCTTCTCGAAGGCCCTGCTGACGGCGCTGATCACCGTGGTGGTCTGTGGCTGCGGACCCAACGAACAAGACCTGGTCTTCGACGTGACCTACGACCCGTGCTTGCCGCTGGTGGTCGAGCCGGTCGGGGATTTGCGCGACAGTGAGCTCGAGGCGGTCGACCAGGCGCTGGCCATGTGGAACGCCGCCGGCCCGCTGCAGCTGACGCGTGAAGACCTGGCCGACGCCCCTCGCCTGCCAATTTTTTTCCAACGGGGCGCGCCGTTCGTCAACGGCTACTACGATGACGAGCTGGGCGAAGTGATCATCAACCGCAGCTTGGCCGACTCCCGCCAACGCACCATTACCATCGCCCACGAGTTGGGCCACGCCTTCGGCCTGCGCCACGTCGACCCCGCCAAGCGCCGCTCGCTGATGAACGCGGGCAACTTGGAGACTCCCCTGACCGAGCGCGACGTCGAGGCGGTTATCCAGCGCTGGCAGGGCTGCCCCCAATAG
- a CDS encoding outer membrane protein, whose translation MKNTKLLGLVFAAATLLVAGPVAAQDYGEDEEMAEPVEIDEPYEEPEPLVQDDRADTLTPFGMGVQIGGGAVGFTDGDFNDFVDVGGGWEGRILLGTRTLLGFEAAYIGSANDIDTFGVEDDAILLSNGVEGAFRLNLATTRVKPYILAGAGWKHYEVENTDVNTSSLQDADDVIEFPLGAGLSYSYNRFIADVRGTFRPAIDNEMLRSEVANDENELHNWRAGANVGFEF comes from the coding sequence ATGAAGAATACCAAGTTGTTAGGACTCGTATTCGCAGCGGCAACGCTTCTGGTGGCCGGACCTGTGGCCGCCCAAGACTACGGGGAGGACGAAGAGATGGCCGAGCCCGTCGAGATCGACGAGCCGTATGAGGAGCCTGAACCGCTGGTTCAGGACGACCGGGCCGACACGCTGACTCCGTTCGGCATGGGCGTTCAGATTGGTGGTGGCGCCGTTGGCTTTACCGACGGTGACTTCAACGACTTCGTCGACGTCGGCGGTGGCTGGGAGGGTCGCATCCTGCTCGGCACCCGCACGCTGCTCGGCTTCGAGGCGGCCTATATCGGTAGCGCCAACGACATCGACACCTTCGGCGTCGAAGACGACGCCATCCTGCTGTCCAACGGTGTTGAAGGTGCTTTCCGCCTCAACCTCGCGACCACCCGCGTCAAGCCCTACATTCTGGCAGGCGCCGGCTGGAAGCACTATGAGGTCGAGAACACCGACGTCAACACCTCGAGCCTGCAGGACGCTGACGACGTCATCGAGTTTCCGCTCGGTGCCGGTCTGAGCTACAGCTACAATCGTTTCATCGCCGACGTGCGCGGAACCTTCCGCCCGGCGATCGACAACGAGATGCTGCGCTCGGAGGTCGCCAACGACGAAAACGAACTCCATAACTGGAGAGCCGGTGCCAACGTCGGCTTCGAATTCTAA
- a CDS encoding GAF domain-containing protein produces MPRQFAFATPASDEERLGLMDRWGIGQLEDAPIFNQIAEAAAAICDTPIALVSFIDRAEHCNLGSVGTDPHRFARELSICNHVVKSPRVLIVEDLREDERFAHLPSVANPDGIRFYAGIPLMIDNRAAVGVLCVVDTKPRRLMLQERAGLMDLVRQAELHLNRHVAEQESAASDTAEAPSQDARPLFERKLRLGQLMLSALAEQLGFLRGDAEYLSTHDGDRRQKSGVFRQLYQTLDELEDLVESTKCLLADPSAKVANVQPVSFGQLVSDVTRTFAKRLETHGLRLSVTNRALDDRVAGQPALLHDLITRVFEVTLRSAPQDTSVDIDIDIDRDGDKLVWTVRSHGDWTASHETCAMIVESHDGTIETQKEGDDRRRLRVRLPSVGRG; encoded by the coding sequence ATGCCTCGACAATTCGCGTTCGCCACTCCCGCCTCCGACGAAGAGCGTCTCGGCCTCATGGATCGTTGGGGAATCGGCCAACTCGAGGACGCCCCCATCTTCAATCAGATCGCCGAGGCCGCCGCGGCTATCTGCGATACGCCCATCGCCCTCGTCTCGTTCATCGACCGCGCCGAGCACTGCAATCTTGGGTCGGTGGGCACCGACCCGCACCGATTTGCGCGCGAGTTGTCGATTTGCAACCACGTGGTCAAAAGCCCGCGCGTGCTCATTGTGGAGGACCTGCGCGAAGACGAGCGCTTCGCGCACCTGCCGTCGGTGGCCAATCCCGACGGGATCCGGTTCTACGCGGGCATCCCGCTGATGATCGACAACCGCGCGGCCGTCGGCGTGCTCTGCGTCGTCGACACCAAGCCGCGCCGGCTGATGCTCCAGGAGCGCGCCGGCCTCATGGACCTGGTTCGCCAGGCCGAACTTCATCTGAATCGCCACGTCGCCGAGCAGGAGTCTGCAGCATCCGACACCGCGGAGGCCCCCTCCCAGGACGCCCGTCCGCTCTTCGAGCGCAAGCTACGACTGGGACAACTGATGCTCTCGGCCCTGGCCGAGCAGCTCGGCTTTTTGAGAGGCGACGCCGAGTACCTGAGCACCCACGACGGCGACCGGCGACAGAAGAGCGGCGTCTTTCGCCAGCTCTACCAGACCCTCGACGAGCTCGAAGACCTCGTCGAGAGCACAAAATGTTTGCTCGCCGACCCATCGGCAAAGGTAGCCAACGTCCAGCCGGTTTCGTTCGGACAGCTCGTCTCGGACGTCACGCGCACCTTCGCGAAGCGACTCGAGACGCACGGACTGCGCCTATCGGTGACCAACCGCGCACTCGACGACCGGGTCGCGGGTCAACCCGCGCTGCTGCACGACCTGATCACACGCGTCTTCGAGGTGACGCTGCGTAGCGCACCACAAGATACGAGCGTCGACATCGACATCGACATCGACCGCGACGGCGACAAGCTCGTCTGGACGGTGCGATCCCACGGCGACTGGACGGCGTCGCACGAGACGTGCGCGATGATCGTGGAGAGCCACGACGGCACGATCGAGACGCAAAAGGAGGGAGACGACCGGCGACGGCTGCGTGTGCGTCTGCCGTCGGTGGGAAGGGGCTAA
- a CDS encoding sigma 54-interacting transcriptional regulator has protein sequence MNLEHLLENARPLSYQADGLSWHVPDGDGAGCVVRLVRLSDRFTGAHGRLLDEIAAGAQVAEVACVPRWRHFRYLRESERRELALAEGHWLVAVRDWVPGTTLHEVEGLVGTDGMSVALQLAYTVRELHEHGLVHGDLQPANVVYDDDAKMWLIDVPLVATTSDDRGHVAGSAPLMAPERWQGAAATVESDVYALGAFVCWLASREWPLQADSLAQWAQAHRHRRPTLPDRIDGRLAGVVTRMLAKDAELRPSLQSLIDALIDAGGQIDLPAVRPLPGEVDATATAALEALEEKPTVVVVDRDRKLFARPALRQVARRLELAGERVIFVRGAQLDAPLDETRAPDSDADPWNLAYALVEKVCQDPDVHEHLAREAGRGDQLHTFEVFAEALIDALPETGLTVVWEDFEAAGPDVRRWWSFVLEQPARLRCVLGASPVEADAAVALLTPAEDPSVWGSWRAKTLRTEVRDIAGGHWKGLVDRAQGRPDRLVQLINQRVGAPFEPDTVSIRDSGVFRAPLSAGRWQERYDSLVERGAFGQAAECCAEVYAQRVVLNDEQAREVLEAWTDVILRGVASPRHVHELERALVAEIDAMAEMGASGLVCDATVAFARLAHNQGRHADGLARLSSVADTLSAEDAPLELARCRLWQAQLSLSSGQFDDAKAFANKGLELAAKLPADGTEALRAHLELVLHAAGAIYGDRDAIAALEDLHERLEHPGVAPVLRARCHAYRALGLTRHDRLDEATDAYRRALEIIEGAGLDAELPIYLLNVGTAYHRQGRLGIAREYYARGVRLAQPSTRPSTRALLYANQANIEQALGRLPEARASLDDAWEVALEHELGSVLVLCYSMQGEIHLAEGDLAQALASYEAALGDASLPVSAFSRAELLLHSAEACLLKEDLVRSHEFIDEARSLIEGHELTGLEGYHGMLRARLQWEEGGSVGVMAGIELFRRSLLQTAEAGNHKLVLRQSPYLWRLLEREGLGDLMEEVAEIALKSKNAIAMGLTRELRDDFFAQLPSLEVDDVDVADDPPASPASSSRPARPEQDARGIWQSRRRARHAPESDAILERFYRMLSLNEVILHSDDLARLTPKALDIALSLSGAERGFILLRDPDRARVGDFRIVASRDAHAQPIPEPHLEVSLTVAEEAASTGQTVVTVNAQDDTRFEQALSVVDLSLTSVLCVPIRDSGGLLGALYLDHRFQPGIFEGEVTRMMEAFGHQLALAITNVRRLDELERERRELAQAKERLDELLAEREVMLGELRDRVGELTEEVERQRLTSPTRSTFEHIAFASRAMEDVLVQVERVAKSDIPVVVHGESGVGKELVAEALHAASPRSNGPFVAFNCGAVSESLMESEMFGHVKGAFTGAQSDREGFFHAANGGTIFLDEVGEMPASMQVKLLRVLQERKVRRVGATEAEPVDVRVVCATHRSLEEMVEEGSFREDLYYRLAAFVVEVPPLRDRREDIPLIARKLLDRIGESSGESYRLVPEAARLLSQAHWKGNVRELENTLRAACALADGCELGERDVAPLLRIREADDGREGRRPSRTTSRTSKLGRKPKAGRAEVVEALRRAGGDKERAAEALGVSVRTLYRYQKKYDIE, from the coding sequence ATGAACCTCGAGCACCTCCTCGAAAACGCCCGTCCGCTCAGCTACCAGGCCGACGGGCTCAGTTGGCATGTGCCCGATGGCGACGGGGCGGGCTGCGTGGTGCGCTTGGTGCGTCTGTCGGATCGATTTACGGGGGCGCACGGGCGGCTGCTCGACGAGATCGCGGCCGGCGCGCAGGTCGCCGAGGTCGCGTGTGTGCCTCGATGGCGCCACTTTCGGTACCTGCGTGAGTCGGAGCGCCGCGAGCTCGCGCTCGCCGAGGGACATTGGTTGGTGGCCGTGCGCGATTGGGTGCCTGGCACCACGCTTCACGAGGTCGAAGGCCTCGTCGGCACGGACGGGATGTCGGTCGCCTTGCAGCTCGCCTATACAGTGCGCGAATTGCACGAGCACGGGCTCGTCCACGGCGACCTGCAGCCGGCGAACGTGGTCTACGACGACGACGCGAAGATGTGGCTCATCGACGTGCCCCTGGTGGCGACCACCTCGGATGACCGCGGCCACGTCGCCGGCAGCGCGCCGCTCATGGCGCCCGAGCGATGGCAGGGCGCGGCGGCCACCGTCGAGAGCGACGTGTACGCCCTCGGCGCGTTCGTCTGCTGGCTCGCCTCGCGCGAATGGCCGCTGCAGGCCGATAGCCTCGCGCAATGGGCGCAGGCGCATCGCCACCGTCGCCCTACGCTGCCCGACAGAATCGACGGCCGGCTCGCCGGCGTCGTCACGCGCATGCTCGCCAAGGACGCCGAGCTTCGCCCCTCGCTGCAGTCACTCATCGACGCGCTCATCGACGCCGGCGGCCAAATCGACCTGCCGGCGGTCCGACCGCTTCCCGGCGAGGTCGACGCCACCGCCACCGCCGCGCTCGAGGCGCTCGAGGAAAAGCCCACCGTGGTCGTCGTCGACCGCGACCGCAAGCTCTTCGCTCGGCCCGCGCTACGCCAGGTCGCGCGACGCCTCGAGCTGGCCGGCGAGCGGGTGATTTTCGTGCGCGGGGCACAGCTCGACGCGCCGCTCGACGAAACTCGTGCCCCCGACAGCGACGCCGACCCCTGGAACCTCGCCTACGCGTTGGTCGAAAAGGTCTGCCAAGACCCGGACGTGCACGAGCACCTCGCCCGTGAAGCGGGCCGCGGCGACCAACTCCACACCTTCGAGGTCTTCGCCGAGGCGCTCATTGATGCGTTGCCCGAGACCGGACTGACGGTCGTTTGGGAGGATTTCGAGGCCGCCGGCCCCGACGTTCGGCGTTGGTGGAGCTTCGTGCTCGAGCAGCCCGCGCGGCTTCGCTGCGTGCTCGGAGCGAGCCCGGTGGAGGCCGACGCAGCGGTCGCGCTGCTCACGCCGGCCGAAGATCCATCGGTCTGGGGGAGTTGGCGCGCAAAGACCCTGCGCACCGAGGTGCGCGACATCGCCGGCGGCCACTGGAAGGGGCTGGTCGACCGCGCCCAGGGCCGCCCCGACCGGCTCGTCCAGCTCATCAACCAACGCGTCGGCGCTCCCTTCGAGCCCGATACGGTCTCCATTCGCGACAGCGGCGTGTTCCGCGCGCCGCTGTCGGCGGGCCGCTGGCAGGAGCGCTACGACTCGCTCGTCGAGCGCGGCGCCTTCGGCCAGGCCGCCGAGTGCTGCGCAGAAGTCTACGCCCAGCGCGTCGTTCTGAACGACGAGCAGGCGCGCGAGGTGCTCGAGGCGTGGACCGACGTCATTCTGCGCGGTGTGGCGAGCCCGCGGCACGTCCACGAGCTCGAACGCGCGCTCGTTGCAGAAATCGACGCGATGGCCGAGATGGGCGCTTCGGGCCTCGTTTGCGACGCCACCGTCGCCTTCGCCCGCTTGGCGCATAATCAAGGCCGTCACGCCGACGGGCTCGCGCGGCTATCGTCCGTCGCCGACACGCTGTCGGCCGAAGACGCGCCCCTCGAGCTCGCGCGCTGCCGTCTGTGGCAAGCCCAGCTCAGCCTGTCGTCCGGCCAGTTCGACGATGCCAAGGCATTCGCCAACAAAGGCCTAGAGCTCGCCGCGAAGCTTCCGGCGGACGGGACAGAGGCGCTGCGCGCCCACCTCGAACTCGTGCTCCACGCCGCCGGCGCCATCTACGGCGATCGCGACGCCATCGCCGCGCTCGAGGACCTGCACGAGCGCCTCGAACACCCCGGGGTCGCCCCGGTGCTGCGGGCGCGCTGCCACGCCTACCGCGCCCTCGGGCTCACCCGCCACGACCGGCTCGACGAGGCGACCGACGCCTACCGGCGCGCCCTCGAGATCATCGAAGGCGCCGGCCTCGACGCCGAACTCCCCATCTACCTGCTCAACGTGGGCACCGCCTACCATCGTCAGGGGCGCTTGGGCATCGCCCGCGAGTATTACGCCCGCGGGGTGCGCCTGGCCCAGCCGTCGACGCGCCCGTCGACCCGCGCGCTGCTATACGCCAATCAGGCCAATATCGAGCAGGCGCTGGGCCGGCTTCCCGAGGCGCGCGCCTCCCTCGACGATGCCTGGGAGGTCGCCCTCGAGCACGAACTCGGCTCGGTCCTGGTGCTCTGCTACTCGATGCAGGGCGAGATTCACCTGGCCGAGGGCGACCTCGCCCAAGCCCTGGCGAGCTACGAGGCCGCGCTTGGCGACGCGTCGCTGCCCGTGTCGGCGTTCTCGCGCGCCGAGCTCTTGCTGCACAGCGCCGAGGCGTGTCTGCTCAAGGAGGATCTCGTGCGCTCCCACGAGTTCATCGACGAGGCGCGCAGCCTCATCGAGGGGCACGAGCTGACCGGCTTGGAGGGCTACCACGGCATGCTTCGCGCGCGCCTTCAGTGGGAAGAGGGCGGCTCGGTCGGCGTGATGGCGGGCATCGAGCTCTTTCGCCGAAGCCTGTTGCAGACGGCCGAGGCGGGCAACCACAAGCTCGTGCTGCGCCAGAGCCCGTACCTGTGGCGGCTGCTCGAGCGCGAGGGGCTGGGCGATTTGATGGAGGAGGTCGCCGAGATCGCGCTCAAGTCGAAGAACGCCATCGCGATGGGGCTCACCCGTGAGCTTCGCGACGATTTCTTCGCCCAGTTGCCCTCCCTCGAGGTCGACGACGTAGACGTCGCGGACGACCCCCCCGCGTCGCCGGCGTCGTCGAGCCGACCGGCGCGGCCCGAGCAGGACGCTCGCGGCATCTGGCAGAGTCGTCGGCGCGCGCGCCACGCCCCGGAGTCGGACGCGATTTTGGAGCGCTTCTACCGGATGCTGTCGCTCAACGAGGTCATCCTCCACAGCGACGACCTCGCCAGGCTCACCCCGAAGGCGCTCGACATCGCGCTGAGCCTGAGCGGCGCCGAGCGCGGCTTTATCTTGCTGCGCGACCCCGATCGAGCACGAGTGGGCGACTTTCGCATCGTCGCCAGCCGCGACGCCCACGCCCAACCCATCCCCGAGCCACATTTGGAGGTGAGTCTGACCGTGGCCGAGGAGGCCGCCAGCACCGGCCAGACGGTGGTCACCGTCAACGCCCAGGACGACACGCGCTTCGAGCAGGCGCTGTCGGTCGTCGACCTGAGCCTGACGAGCGTCCTGTGCGTGCCGATTCGCGACTCCGGCGGGCTCCTCGGCGCGCTATACCTCGACCATCGCTTCCAGCCGGGCATTTTCGAGGGCGAGGTGACCCGGATGATGGAGGCGTTCGGCCACCAACTCGCCCTGGCGATTACCAACGTGCGCCGCCTCGACGAGCTCGAGCGCGAACGGCGGGAGTTGGCCCAGGCCAAAGAGCGCCTCGACGAACTCTTGGCCGAGCGCGAGGTGATGCTCGGCGAGCTTCGCGACCGCGTCGGCGAGCTCACCGAGGAGGTCGAGCGCCAGCGCCTGACGAGCCCGACGCGCTCGACCTTCGAGCATATCGCGTTCGCCTCGCGCGCCATGGAGGACGTGCTCGTGCAGGTCGAGCGCGTCGCCAAGAGCGATATCCCGGTGGTCGTCCACGGCGAGTCGGGCGTGGGTAAGGAGCTCGTCGCCGAGGCGCTGCACGCGGCGAGCCCGCGCAGCAACGGCCCGTTCGTGGCGTTCAACTGCGGCGCGGTCAGCGAGAGCTTGATGGAGTCGGAGATGTTCGGCCACGTCAAAGGGGCGTTTACCGGCGCGCAGTCCGACCGCGAGGGCTTCTTCCACGCCGCCAACGGCGGCACGATCTTCTTGGACGAGGTCGGCGAGATGCCCGCGTCGATGCAGGTCAAGCTGCTGCGCGTGCTCCAGGAGCGCAAGGTACGCCGTGTCGGCGCGACCGAGGCCGAGCCGGTCGACGTGCGCGTGGTCTGCGCGACCCACCGAAGCCTCGAGGAGATGGTCGAAGAGGGGAGCTTTCGCGAGGACCTGTACTACCGGCTGGCGGCCTTCGTCGTCGAAGTGCCGCCCCTGCGCGACCGCCGCGAGGATATCCCGCTCATCGCCCGCAAGCTCCTCGACCGCATCGGCGAATCGAGCGGCGAGTCGTACAGGCTGGTGCCCGAGGCCGCGCGGCTTTTGTCGCAGGCACACTGGAAGGGCAACGTCCGCGAGCTCGAAAACACGCTGCGCGCGGCGTGCGCGCTGGCCGACGGCTGTGAACTCGGCGAGCGCGATGTCGCGCCCTTGTTGCGGATTCGGGAGGCGGACGACGGACGGGAAGGGCGGCGGCCGAGTCGAACGACCAGCCGCACGAGCAAGCTCGGCCGCAAGCCCAAAGCCGGCCGCGCCGAGGTCGTCGAAGCCCTGCGCCGCGCCGGCGGCGACAAGGAGAGGGCCGCCGAGGCCCTCGGCGTGAGCGTGCGCACGCTGTATCGGTATCAGAAGAAGTATGACATCGAGTGA
- a CDS encoding YtxH domain-containing protein, with protein MNLSNPFSSDNRRDRYDQLIDRVGLQRKTSNDNTLAAIGLFAMGLGLGATLGMLFAPKEGREIRQQAKEKLPGIRSGSSIESQERIYEQRT; from the coding sequence ATGAATCTGTCGAACCCGTTTAGCAGTGACAACCGCCGCGACCGCTACGATCAACTCATCGATCGCGTGGGTCTGCAGCGCAAGACCTCCAACGATAACACCCTGGCTGCCATCGGCCTTTTTGCCATGGGTCTGGGACTGGGGGCGACGCTGGGCATGCTGTTTGCGCCCAAAGAGGGGCGTGAAATTCGCCAGCAAGCCAAGGAGAAGCTGCCAGGCATTCGCAGCGGCAGTAGCATCGAGTCTCAAGAGCGCATTTACGAACAGCGCACCTGA
- a CDS encoding cold shock domain-containing protein: MATGSVKWFNNAKGYGFINVEGTDEDIFVHYSQILEEGFKTLQADEPVQFELHRGPKGLHASNVERVDKNQ; the protein is encoded by the coding sequence ATGGCGACCGGTTCGGTTAAGTGGTTCAACAACGCAAAGGGTTACGGTTTCATCAACGTCGAGGGAACCGACGAAGACATCTTCGTGCACTACAGCCAAATCCTCGAAGAGGGATTCAAGACGCTGCAGGCCGACGAGCCGGTGCAGTTCGAGCTGCACCGCGGCCCCAAGGGCCTGCACGCCTCCAACGTCGAGCGCGTCGATAAGAACCAGTAA
- a CDS encoding DUF1207 domain-containing protein encodes MARLLDALRLHRLFHRGLMLLACVTVLFANAEASAGDSKSVDCRYEPSEVVEPDVVLEGGFLPTSDVFRPLLADVKEPRFAAAIQRVSFDPGILSTQTTGQGIWAGVVSFGSILGLYGWRSEQSCDGVQISLAGGVFSQFNLDAPSVPLINSDFIIGVPVTFRSGRFSGRVHLYHQSSHLGDEFILFNPQVERIDLGYEIVDVVLSLQDHWWRVYGGGGYIIHSQTDDFARGKAQAGIEFRAYDWQVSLFDDDQIEPVLGLDATSFAERDWGITFSAKGGLSASANHSTRHIRVMAVFMRGFYPFGQFFDDDQLTNYGLEAQFEY; translated from the coding sequence ATGGCCCGACTCCTCGACGCACTCCGTCTGCATCGGCTCTTTCACCGCGGCTTGATGCTGCTCGCCTGTGTCACCGTGCTGTTCGCCAACGCGGAAGCCAGCGCTGGAGACTCCAAGAGCGTCGACTGCCGCTACGAGCCGTCCGAGGTCGTCGAGCCTGACGTGGTCCTCGAAGGCGGCTTCTTACCGACCAGTGATGTGTTCCGCCCACTTCTGGCCGACGTCAAAGAGCCGCGCTTTGCCGCGGCCATCCAACGCGTCAGCTTCGACCCGGGCATCCTGTCGACCCAGACCACCGGCCAAGGCATCTGGGCGGGGGTGGTCAGCTTCGGCAGCATCTTGGGGCTGTACGGCTGGCGCTCCGAACAATCGTGCGACGGCGTCCAGATCAGCCTGGCGGGCGGGGTCTTCTCGCAGTTCAACCTCGACGCCCCGTCGGTGCCGCTGATCAACTCCGACTTCATCATCGGCGTGCCCGTGACCTTTCGCAGCGGCCGCTTCTCGGGGCGAGTGCACCTGTATCACCAGAGCAGCCACCTGGGCGACGAGTTCATCCTGTTCAACCCCCAGGTCGAGCGCATCGACCTGGGCTACGAGATTGTCGATGTGGTGCTCTCACTGCAGGACCACTGGTGGCGGGTGTATGGGGGCGGCGGCTACATCATCCACTCGCAGACCGACGACTTCGCGCGCGGCAAAGCGCAGGCCGGCATCGAGTTTCGCGCTTACGACTGGCAGGTGAGCCTGTTCGACGACGACCAGATCGAGCCGGTGCTCGGCCTGGACGCCACCTCATTCGCCGAGCGCGACTGGGGCATCACCTTCAGCGCCAAGGGCGGCCTGTCGGCCAGCGCCAACCACAGCACGCGGCACATCCGTGTGATGGCGGTCTTTATGCGTGGATTTTATCCATTCGGCCAGTTCTTCGACGACGACCAACTCACCAACTACGGGCTCGAAGCCCAGTTCGAATACTGA